In the genome of Rhizobium etli 8C-3, one region contains:
- a CDS encoding HAD family hydrolase, whose product MDGFDLIIFDCDGVLVDSEIIAADVESKLLTDAGYPISGEEMAERFAGMTWKNILLQVEREASIPLSASLLDKSEKLLDLRLEQDVQAIPGVEFAISRLALKRCVCSNSSTHRLDMMLGKVGLKKLFDPNVFSAKDLGPDRVKPKPDIFLHGAEKMGVSPSKTVVVEDSVHGVHAARDAGMRVIGFTGASHTYSSHADRLTDAGAETVISRMKDLPEVVAALSEWAGVF is encoded by the coding sequence ATGGACGGCTTCGACCTCATTATCTTCGACTGCGACGGCGTTCTGGTCGATTCCGAAATCATTGCGGCGGATGTGGAGTCCAAGCTTCTGACTGACGCAGGCTATCCGATCAGTGGCGAAGAGATGGCGGAGCGCTTCGCAGGCATGACCTGGAAGAACATTCTTCTGCAGGTGGAACGCGAAGCGAGCATTCCACTTTCCGCCTCGCTGCTCGACAAATCCGAAAAGCTGCTCGACCTGCGCCTCGAACAGGACGTCCAGGCGATTCCAGGTGTCGAGTTCGCCATCTCGCGCCTTGCCTTGAAGCGTTGCGTCTGCTCGAATTCCAGCACGCACCGGCTCGACATGATGCTCGGAAAGGTGGGGCTGAAAAAGCTGTTTGATCCCAACGTCTTTTCCGCAAAAGATCTCGGGCCGGATCGCGTCAAGCCGAAGCCGGACATCTTCTTGCATGGCGCCGAAAAGATGGGCGTCTCGCCGTCGAAGACCGTCGTCGTCGAAGATTCAGTCCATGGCGTCCATGCGGCACGCGATGCCGGTATGCGCGTCATCGGCTTCACCGGCGCATCGCATACCTATTCCTCGCACGCCGACCGCCTGACGGATGCCGGAGCGGAGACGGTCATCTCGCGGATGAAGGACCTGCCGGAAGTCGTTGCCGCTCTTTCGGAATGGGCTGGCGTCTTCTGA
- the mutY gene encoding A/G-specific adenine glycosylase — protein MTSTTLDAPCATHLLDWYDRHHRDLPWRVCPAMAARGVRADPYRVWLSEVMLQQTTVRAVKPYFANFLARWPTVRDLAEAPNDDVMAAWAGLGYYARARNLKKCAEAVATQYDGIFPDTEDGLKSLPGIGDYTAAAVAAIAFNRQAAVMDGNVERVISRLYAIATPLPAGKPLMKQKVAHLTPADRPGDFAQAMMDLGATICTPKRPACSLCPFRGSCEALRLHDPEQFPVKAAKKQKPVRRGAAFVAVTADGEILLGRRIASGLLGGMTEVPTTAWTSRADGETSADAAPFPAQWEPCGSVIHVFTHFELRLSIYRAAIPSQIPTDDKWWEPVTNLEAQALPTIMKKAIATAIPLVFAMPKG, from the coding sequence ATGACATCAACGACACTCGACGCCCCTTGCGCAACGCACCTTCTCGACTGGTACGACCGGCATCACCGCGACCTGCCCTGGCGCGTGTGCCCGGCGATGGCAGCGCGCGGCGTAAGGGCCGATCCCTATCGCGTCTGGCTTTCGGAAGTCATGCTGCAGCAGACGACCGTGCGGGCCGTGAAGCCCTATTTCGCCAATTTTCTGGCGCGCTGGCCAACGGTTCGCGACCTCGCCGAGGCGCCGAACGACGATGTCATGGCAGCCTGGGCAGGGCTCGGCTACTACGCCCGCGCCCGCAATCTCAAGAAATGCGCTGAAGCGGTCGCCACGCAATATGACGGCATCTTTCCAGATACGGAGGACGGTCTGAAATCACTGCCGGGCATCGGCGACTATACGGCTGCGGCGGTCGCGGCCATTGCCTTCAATCGGCAGGCTGCCGTCATGGACGGCAATGTCGAGCGTGTGATCTCCCGGCTGTATGCGATCGCGACACCGCTTCCGGCCGGCAAGCCGCTGATGAAGCAGAAGGTGGCGCACCTGACGCCGGCCGACAGACCCGGGGATTTCGCGCAGGCGATGATGGATCTCGGCGCGACGATCTGTACGCCGAAACGGCCGGCCTGTTCGCTCTGTCCGTTCAGGGGATCGTGCGAGGCGCTTCGCCTGCATGATCCCGAGCAGTTTCCGGTGAAGGCGGCAAAGAAGCAAAAGCCGGTCCGGCGCGGTGCCGCTTTCGTCGCCGTGACCGCTGACGGCGAAATCCTCCTGGGGCGGCGGATCGCAAGCGGACTGCTCGGCGGCATGACGGAGGTGCCGACGACCGCTTGGACATCGCGCGCGGATGGGGAAACTTCCGCGGATGCAGCGCCCTTTCCGGCACAATGGGAACCATGCGGCAGCGTCATCCATGTCTTCACACATTTCGAACTCCGGCTTTCGATCTACCGCGCCGCGATCCCATCGCAAATTCCGACTGATGACAAATGGTGGGAGCCGGTTACAAATCTTGAAGCGCAGGCGCTGCCGACCATCATGAAAAAAGCGATCGCCACGGCTATTCCTCTTGTGTTTGCAATGCCCAAGGGATGA
- a CDS encoding antibiotic biosynthesis monooxygenase family protein yields MIAVIFEVVPVMGERHKYLDLAGELRAELEKIDGFISVERFESLTMRGKLLSLSFWRDEEAVRQWRNLDAHRAAQKAGRKGIFADYRLRIGNVVRDYGMFEREETPVDSRQEHAA; encoded by the coding sequence ATGATCGCCGTCATCTTCGAAGTCGTGCCCGTTATGGGCGAACGCCACAAATACCTCGACCTTGCCGGCGAGTTGCGCGCCGAACTGGAAAAGATCGACGGCTTCATTTCGGTTGAGCGCTTCGAAAGCCTGACGATGCGCGGCAAGCTGCTGTCCTTGTCCTTCTGGCGTGACGAGGAGGCGGTCAGACAGTGGCGCAATCTCGACGCCCACCGCGCCGCGCAAAAGGCAGGCCGCAAGGGCATCTTCGCCGACTATCGCCTGCGCATCGGCAATGTCGTTCGAGACTACGGCATGTTCGAGCGGGAGGAAACGCCGGTCGATAGCCGGCAGGAGCATGCGGCTTAG
- a CDS encoding ArsR/SmtB family transcription factor has translation MKEGPDIAQIGALIGDPARANMLAALSSGRALTATELAAVGGITLQTASTHLAKLETGGLLTQRKQGRHRYFKLADEATALLIETMMGFAASRGHLRHQPGPKEPALRKARICYDHLAGDYGVRMLDSLVASGAIEAIGEGLAVTPKGESRLQCIGIDVSGLRASRRPLCRSCLDWSERRAHLAGSLGKALLSTFFDRGWARRTAESRTVNFSPQGEQQFLSLFPLEA, from the coding sequence ATGAAAGAAGGACCGGATATTGCCCAGATCGGAGCGCTGATCGGCGATCCAGCACGCGCCAACATGCTGGCTGCGCTGTCAAGCGGACGGGCCTTGACGGCAACCGAGCTTGCGGCAGTCGGCGGCATCACCTTGCAGACGGCAAGCACGCATCTCGCCAAGCTCGAAACCGGCGGCCTGCTTACCCAGCGAAAGCAGGGTCGTCACCGCTATTTCAAACTTGCAGACGAAGCAACTGCCCTTTTGATCGAGACCATGATGGGTTTTGCTGCAAGCCGCGGACATCTGCGCCACCAGCCGGGTCCGAAGGAACCGGCGCTGCGCAAGGCACGCATCTGCTACGACCATCTGGCCGGCGATTACGGCGTGCGCATGCTCGACAGTCTCGTGGCTTCGGGTGCGATCGAGGCAATCGGCGAAGGATTGGCGGTCACCCCGAAAGGCGAGAGCCGGCTCCAATGCATCGGCATAGATGTCTCCGGCCTCAGAGCGTCCCGCCGGCCGCTCTGCCGCTCATGTCTCGACTGGAGCGAACGCCGCGCGCATCTGGCCGGCAGTCTCGGCAAGGCGCTGCTTTCGACTTTCTTCGACAGGGGTTGGGCGCGGCGGACGGCGGAAAGCCGCACCGTGAACTTTTCGCCCCAAGGCGAGCAGCAGTTCCTGTCACTCTTTCCGCTGGAAGCCTGA
- a CDS encoding NIPSNAP family protein: MLTCFIRYEIDPFKKDAFTEYARAWGQAIPRNGADLIGYFGPHEGSATTAYGVYNVETLAAYEAYRARLAADPLGKANYEFAKRERFILKEDRIFLKNVSVPHSAPVLP, encoded by the coding sequence ATGCTGACTTGCTTCATCCGCTACGAAATCGACCCCTTCAAAAAGGATGCCTTTACCGAGTATGCGCGTGCCTGGGGGCAGGCAATTCCACGCAACGGTGCCGATCTCATCGGCTATTTCGGCCCGCACGAGGGGTCCGCAACGACTGCCTACGGCGTCTACAATGTCGAGACCCTCGCTGCCTATGAGGCCTATCGCGCCCGCCTTGCAGCCGATCCGCTCGGCAAGGCGAACTACGAATTCGCCAAACGCGAGCGCTTCATCCTGAAGGAAGACCGCATCTTCCTGAAGAACGTGTCCGTTCCTCATTCTGCGCCGGTGCTGCCATGA
- a CDS encoding site-specific DNA-methyltransferase, translating to MASVFPLADLKTSATPGSWIDTIIKGDCVAALEALPTNSVDVVFADPPYNLQLGGTLHRPDQSLVDAVDDAWDQFASFDAYDAFTRAWLLACRRVLKPTGTIWVIGSYHNIFRVGATLQDLNFWILNDIIWRKTNPMPNFKGRRFQNAHETMIWASPDAKAKGYTFNYDAMKAANDDVQMRSDWLFPICSGGERLKGDDGKKVHPTQKPEALLARVIMASSKPGDVILDPFFGSGTTGAVAKRLGRHFVGIEREQDYIDAASARIAAVEPLGKAELTVMTGKKQEVRVAFNALLESGLIKPGQVLTDNRRRYSAIVRADGTVASGGEAGSIHRLGAKVQGLDACNGWTFWHFDDGQSLRPIDDLRSVIRSDLAKAE from the coding sequence ATGGCGTCAGTTTTTCCGCTTGCCGATCTCAAGACCTCTGCGACCCCGGGTTCTTGGATCGACACGATCATCAAGGGTGATTGTGTTGCAGCCCTCGAAGCTTTGCCGACCAATTCCGTCGATGTCGTATTCGCCGACCCGCCCTACAATCTCCAGCTGGGCGGCACGCTTCACCGTCCGGATCAGTCTCTTGTCGACGCCGTCGATGACGCGTGGGATCAGTTCGCATCATTCGACGCCTATGATGCCTTTACCCGCGCTTGGCTGCTTGCCTGCCGCCGCGTGCTGAAGCCGACCGGCACGATCTGGGTCATCGGCTCCTATCACAACATCTTCCGCGTCGGCGCGACCCTGCAGGATCTGAACTTCTGGATTCTCAACGACATCATCTGGCGCAAGACCAATCCGATGCCGAATTTCAAGGGCCGGCGCTTCCAGAATGCGCATGAGACGATGATCTGGGCGAGTCCGGACGCGAAGGCCAAGGGCTATACCTTCAACTACGACGCGATGAAGGCTGCCAACGACGACGTGCAGATGCGCTCCGACTGGTTGTTCCCGATCTGCAGCGGTGGGGAACGGCTGAAGGGCGACGATGGCAAGAAAGTTCATCCGACCCAGAAGCCGGAGGCGCTGCTTGCCCGCGTCATCATGGCGTCTTCGAAACCCGGCGACGTCATACTCGACCCGTTCTTCGGCTCCGGCACCACTGGCGCTGTCGCCAAGCGCCTCGGCCGCCACTTCGTCGGCATCGAGCGCGAACAGGACTATATCGATGCGGCCTCTGCCCGCATTGCCGCCGTCGAGCCGCTCGGCAAGGCAGAGCTGACCGTGATGACCGGCAAGAAGCAGGAGGTCCGCGTCGCCTTCAATGCGCTGTTGGAAAGCGGCCTCATCAAACCCGGCCAGGTGCTGACCGATAACCGCCGCCGCTACAGCGCGATCGTCCGCGCCGACGGCACGGTTGCCTCGGGCGGAGAGGCTGGTTCGATTCATCGTCTCGGCGCGAAAGTGCAGGGGCTTGATGCATGCAACGGGTGGACATTTTGGCACTTCGACGACGGACAGTCGCTACGCCCCATCGACGATTTGCGGTCTGTGATCCGCAGTGATCTGGCGAAGGCGGAATGA
- a CDS encoding HAD family hydrolase, with protein MTASIRHIVFDIGKVLIHYDPNIPYSRLIPDAAERKWFFDNVCTHDWNIEQDRGRTWPDAEALLIETHPTREEHIRAFRKYWHEMVPHAYEDSVAIMEALIAEGRDVTMLTNFASDTFREAQKRFAFLRKPRGVTVSGDVGLIKPDIAIYETHMRSFNLEPAATIFIDDAPANVEGARAAGWNAVLFTGADKLRSDLADYGVRTR; from the coding sequence ATGACTGCATCAATCCGCCATATCGTTTTTGATATTGGCAAAGTTCTTATCCACTACGATCCGAATATTCCCTACAGCCGCCTCATTCCAGACGCGGCCGAACGCAAGTGGTTTTTCGACAACGTCTGCACGCATGACTGGAACATCGAGCAGGACCGCGGACGCACCTGGCCGGATGCCGAAGCGCTGCTGATTGAAACCCATCCAACGCGTGAAGAGCATATCCGCGCCTTCCGCAAGTACTGGCACGAAATGGTGCCCCATGCCTACGAGGACAGTGTCGCAATCATGGAAGCGCTGATTGCGGAGGGCCGCGATGTGACAATGCTGACGAATTTCGCATCCGATACGTTCCGCGAGGCGCAGAAGCGCTTTGCCTTCCTGAGGAAACCGCGCGGCGTTACCGTTTCTGGCGATGTCGGACTCATCAAGCCGGATATCGCGATCTATGAAACGCATATGAGGAGCTTCAACCTGGAACCGGCGGCGACGATCTTCATCGACGACGCGCCTGCCAATGTCGAGGGCGCAAGGGCGGCAGGGTGGAACGCGGTGCTATTCACCGGTGCCGACAAGCTGCGCAGCGATCTTGCCGACTATGGCGTAAGAACAAGGTGA